The nucleotide window AGCACCGCGATAAAGTTCTGCATGCCCCTTCTGGCGACCAAAACCTTTTACTTCGGTAACGGTAAGCCCTTGAATACCGATAGAGGACAATGCTTCACGCACGTCTTCCAGCTTAAACGGTTTGATTACCACGGTAACCAGCTTCATACGATCCCCTCCAGGTATTGAAAATGGTTGATGCGCCCGACACGGAGGGATTAAAGCAAAGGCTGTGCCATAAATTATAAAATGGCATTTTTCAGACGATTAGTCAGTCCGGCTCTGAGTTTCTTACCTGCATTCTCCTCACACCAGCCAGGCCACAATGAAATCCGGGCAGAAAAAACGCACCATTATGGTGCGTTACGCTTTAATTCTGTGCAGAAGGCGGATTTGAGGGGATCTTTCGCCTGATTGTGGTGCAGCGAAGCGGTAGGAAATTACGCTTCTTCGCCCGCTTCCAGCTCTTCGCCAGCCTGCTGTAACTGGTACATCTGCCAGTAGCGGCCCTGTTTTTCCAGCAGCGCCTGGTGGCTACCCTGTTCCACAGCACATCCACGGTGCAGAACCAGAATGGTATCAGCCTCAACAATCGTGGAAAGGCGGTGGGCGATCACTACCAGCGTGGTCTGTTTACGCACGGCTTTCAGCGCTTTTTGAATCGCCTGTTCAGTACCAGAATCGATATTAGCCGTCGCCTCATCCAGGATAAGGATCTGCGGCGCAGCCACCAGTACCCGAGCCATCGCCAGCAGCTGCTTCTGGCCGACGGAGAGATTATTCCCCTGCTCGCCCAGCCGGGTATGGATGCCGTTGGCAAGGCTGCGGGCGAGTTCGGCGAGCTGCACCGTTTCCAGCGCCTGCCACACCGCCTCCTCGCTGATGTCACGGCCCAGAGTGATATTGGCGAAAAAGGTATCCGCCAGCACCACCGGGTCCTGCTGAACCATCGCCACGCCCTGACGTAACATACTGTGGCTGAGCTGGCTGAGGGGTCTGCCATCCAGAGAGATCTCGCCGTGACGTATCGGGTAGTAGCCCATCATCAGGTTGGCCAGCGTGCTTTTACCGCTGCCCGTGTGCCCCACCAGCGCAACAAAATGACGCGAGGGCACATGGAGCGAGATATCACTTAATACATTGCGCTCGTCACGATAGGCAAAGGTTAGCCCTTTGATCTCTACCTCGCCCGAGGCGAGAGGCCGGGTATCCGCACCATAATGCTGACGGGGCGCGTCGATCAATTCAAAAATTCGTTCCCCGGCAACCACCGCCTGTTGCAGCATAGACTGCTGCGTGGTGAGTTCGATCAGCGGTTCATTAAGGCGGCCCAGGTAATTGATAAAGGCATAGAGTACACCAACCTTTATGCTGCCTTCAGCCGAGAAGCCAAACAGCATCATCAGCCCGCAAAGGATCATGGCAGAGAACAAACTCAGAAGCGGACGCAGTAAAAAGCCATCCAGCTTCAGCGTTTCCATTCTCGCCAGATAGTGTGACCGGCTCGCCTCTCCCATCCGCTCACCAAAGCGGGCCTGCTGGCGAAACTGCTGGATCACGCTCATGCCGTTAATCACTTCATTGAAGCCATTGTTAATATCAGCTAGATAGCTGCGCATCCGACGAACAATGGGGGTGCTGTAACGCTGATAGATCAGCATCACCGTCACCACCGCAGGGAAGATCGCAATCGCTACCAGCGCCATACGCCAGTCAAGGCTGAACATCGCCACCAGCATCGCGCCAATCAACGCTGCGCTGCGTAAAACTGTCGCCACCACTGTGACATAAAGATCGCGGACCACTTCAGTATCATTGGTGACGCGCGAGATAATCTGCCCTACTGGCTGAGTATCAAAAGCGCTTAACGGCTGGCGCAGCGCGGCATCCATCACGTCCATTCGCAGCTGCTGAACCACGCCCACCGCCGCCTGGTTAAACAGTAACGCCTGCCAGTAGTGCAGCGAAGCCGCCAGGATTTGCAACAGAATGAAGCTGACCGCCAGCCCTGCTGCCAGCCCCAGCGGCATGCGGTGTTTAGCCACCATATTATCAATAAAGTAGCTGACCAGAACCGGGCCAAGCACCTCGGCCGCCGCCGCAATCCACAGCAGCAGCACGGCCAGGCCCAGGGATTTTCGCCACGGGGAACCATAGCTTAAAAGACGTTTAAGGGTGGGCCAGAGTTGGGTCATTTTAGCCATGAGGGACCCCCTTTTCGCTCTCTTCATCATCCAGTGCCGCTTCAAGCTGCTGATAGCGGTACATATCCTGATACCATCCTGGCGCAGCCGCCAGCTGCTCATGCTGCCCTCGCTGTGCCACACCGCCTTTTTGCATCACCAGGATTTCGCTGGCTTCCGTCAGGGCAGATAAACGGTGCGCGCTTATGATTACTGTTCTTCCCTGCCCCCAGCGCCGGAGATTATGCAGGATCAGATGCTCTGTCCGCCCGTCTACAGCGGAAAGCGCATCGTCCAGAATCAGGATTTCGGCATCCAGCAACAGCGCACGCGCAATGGAGATACGCTGCTTCTGTCCGCCAGAGAGCATCACGCCCCGCTCCCCCACTTCCGTTTCGTAACCTTCAGGCAGGCGGAGAATATCGTCATGCACGTTTGCCAGCCTGGCCGCCTCTTCAATATCACTCTGCTTAGCGCTGGGCCGCCCCAGCGCGATATTATTGGCAATCGTATCGGAGAAGAGAAAAGGTGTCTGGCTCACTACCGCCAGCCGGCTGCGCCAGCTGTCCAGGCGAAGCTGCGTCAGCGGAATATTGTGATAGCGAATATCCCCCTGATCAATATCGAAATGGCGCTGGATCAGGCTCAGCAGCGTGCTCTTTCCGGAGCCTGTTGGCCCGCAAAGGCCGAGCAT belongs to Erwinia pyri and includes:
- a CDS encoding SmdB family multidrug efflux ABC transporter permease/ATP-binding protein, encoding MAKMTQLWPTLKRLLSYGSPWRKSLGLAVLLLWIAAAAEVLGPVLVSYFIDNMVAKHRMPLGLAAGLAVSFILLQILAASLHYWQALLFNQAAVGVVQQLRMDVMDAALRQPLSAFDTQPVGQIISRVTNDTEVVRDLYVTVVATVLRSAALIGAMLVAMFSLDWRMALVAIAIFPAVVTVMLIYQRYSTPIVRRMRSYLADINNGFNEVINGMSVIQQFRQQARFGERMGEASRSHYLARMETLKLDGFLLRPLLSLFSAMILCGLMMLFGFSAEGSIKVGVLYAFINYLGRLNEPLIELTTQQSMLQQAVVAGERIFELIDAPRQHYGADTRPLASGEVEIKGLTFAYRDERNVLSDISLHVPSRHFVALVGHTGSGKSTLANLMMGYYPIRHGEISLDGRPLSQLSHSMLRQGVAMVQQDPVVLADTFFANITLGRDISEEAVWQALETVQLAELARSLANGIHTRLGEQGNNLSVGQKQLLAMARVLVAAPQILILDEATANIDSGTEQAIQKALKAVRKQTTLVVIAHRLSTIVEADTILVLHRGCAVEQGSHQALLEKQGRYWQMYQLQQAGEELEAGEEA